A genome region from Triticum aestivum cultivar Chinese Spring chromosome 2B, IWGSC CS RefSeq v2.1, whole genome shotgun sequence includes the following:
- the LOC123046633 gene encoding transcription factor bHLH94, protein MTLDALCAASDVLVYDTFNAAAAASAAPADSSLLFGDEAWMAGSASAAAPAVTAVPVEEGEKAQGRRKRRRRARSCKNREDAESQRMTHIAVERNRRRQMNEYLAALRSLMPESYAHRGDQASIVGGAIDFVKELEQLLQSLEAQKRTLLAQPEQEHKPLPIRDAMPSSSTTVAAAAAATTTSTDEGKQAAATHDTTGPPFAGFFTYPQYVRLLPPRDDADDRAGAADIEVTLVETHASVRVMAPRRPGQLLRMVAGMEALRLTVLHLNVTTLGSLALYSLSVKVEEGCGLTTADDIAAAVHHVLCLVDAEETSQRLPAGGQQEILS, encoded by the exons ATGACGCTGGATGCCCTGTGCGCGGCCAGCGACGTCCTCGTCTACGACACCTTCAACGCGGCGGCCGCCGCGAGTGCCGCGCCGGCCGACAGCAGCCTCCTCTTCGGCGATGAGGCATGGATGGCGGGGTCTGCTTCCGCTGCGGCGCCGGCTGTGACGGCGGTGCCGGTGGAAGAAGGGGAGAAGGCGCAGGGGaggaggaagcggcggcggcgggcgaggagcTGCAAGAACCGCGAGGACGCCGAGAGCCAGCGGATGACCCACATTGCCGTCGAGCGCAACCGCCGGCGCCAGATGAACGAGTACCTCGCCGCGCTCCGCTCCCTCATGCCGGAGTCCTACGCCCACCGG GGCGACCAGGCATCCATTGTCGGCGGCGCCATCGATTTCGTCAAGGAGCTCGAGCAGCTGCTGCAGTCCCTGGAGGCGCAGAAGCGCACGCTCCTGGCGCAGCCGGAGCAGGAGCACAAGCCGCTGCCCATCCGTGACGCCATGCCATCGTCGAGCACCACCgtcgcggccgcggccgcggccacgACGACGAGCACCGATGAGGGCAAGCAGGCTGCGGCGACGCACGACACGACGGGGCCCCCGTTCGCGGGGTTCTTCACGTACCCGCAGTACGTGCGCCTCCTCCCACCGCGGGACGACGCCGACGACCGCGCCGGGGCGGCGGACATCGAGGTGACCCTGGTGGAGACGCACGCCAGCGTCCGGGTGATGGCGCCGCGGCGGCCGGGGCAGCTGCTCAGGATGGTCGCCGGGATGGAGGCGCTCAGGCTCACCGTCCTGCACCTCAACGTCACCACGCTCGGCTCGCTCGCGCTCTACTCCCTCAGCGTCAAG GTGGAGGAAGGGTGCGGGCTGACAACGGCGGACGATATCGCGGCGGCGGTGCACCATGTGCTCTGCCTCGTCGACGCCGAGGAGACGTCGCAGCGGCTGCCGGCCGGTGGGCAGCAGGAGATTTTAAGTTAG